One Campylobacter massiliensis DNA window includes the following coding sequences:
- the accA gene encoding acetyl-CoA carboxylase carboxyl transferase subunit alpha, whose translation MASYLDFEQGIKQIDDDIANARIRGDEHAVEILNKNLEKETAKIYKNLNEFQRLALARHPDRPYAIDYIKGMMRDYYELHGDRAYRDDGAIVCFIGYIGSKKVVVIGEQKGRGTKNKLKRNFGMPHPEGYRKALRVAKMAEKFGLPILFLIDTPGAYPGVAAEERGQSEAIARNLFEFANLKTPMIAVVIGEGGSGGALAIGVADKLAMMRNSVFSVISPEGCAAILWNDPSKQEQATKALKITADDLKSLNLIDDVIEEPINGAHRDKESAVKALASYFITELDKLEKLKVDELLNARIAKILSAGAFEEGK comes from the coding sequence ATGGCAAGTTATCTAGACTTTGAACAAGGTATTAAGCAAATAGATGATGATATCGCAAATGCGAGGATTCGCGGCGATGAACATGCGGTAGAAATTCTAAATAAAAATTTAGAAAAAGAGACTGCTAAAATTTACAAAAATCTTAACGAGTTTCAGCGCCTTGCTTTAGCTCGTCACCCGGATCGCCCTTATGCTATTGATTACATCAAAGGCATGATGAGGGATTACTATGAGCTTCACGGCGATAGAGCGTATCGCGATGATGGAGCCATAGTTTGTTTTATCGGCTATATAGGCTCTAAAAAAGTCGTCGTTATAGGCGAGCAAAAGGGCCGAGGAACCAAAAATAAACTAAAAAGAAATTTTGGCATGCCTCATCCAGAGGGCTACCGTAAAGCTTTGCGAGTAGCTAAAATGGCTGAGAAATTCGGACTTCCGATACTATTTTTAATAGATACTCCAGGCGCATATCCGGGCGTTGCAGCTGAGGAGCGCGGTCAAAGCGAGGCGATAGCTAGAAATTTATTTGAATTTGCAAATTTAAAAACCCCAATGATAGCCGTCGTTATAGGCGAAGGCGGAAGCGGCGGGGCTCTAGCCATAGGCGTAGCCGACAAGCTAGCCATGATGCGAAATTCAGTTTTTTCGGTTATCTCGCCGGAGGGTTGCGCAGCTATACTTTGGAACGACCCGTCAAAACAAGAGCAAGCTACCAAAGCGCTGAAAATAACTGCTGATGATCTAAAAAGCTTAAATTTAATAGACGATGTCATAGAAGAGCCGATAAACGGCGCTCATAGAGATAAAGAGAGTGCCGTAAAAGCGCTCGCGAGCTATTTTATAACCGAGCTAGATAAACTTGAAAAGCTAAAAGTGGATGAGCTTTTAAATGCCAGAATAGCTAAAATCTTATCTGCAGGCGCATTTGAAGAGGGCAAATAG